CAGCTCACATAGTGTAGTTTCCAAGCATTTGCTGAATTTGGAATAGTGTTCAAACAGTCCTCCATCTATGGCGATGACCGATCGATGCTTTTCGGTGGGGCCGTCTCTCCCTAGCTTCTTGAGGATCCCTgcaacccctgcagcagccaACCGGGCCGCCCTTCTTGCCACGATATCGCAGATTTCGACAACTATTTTACGTGTCTCTAAGGATGTGCCTGTAATCTGGAGTAGAAATATGTTGCCTTACTGTGCATATACAGTGATTGATAACGAACGTGGATGAAGGATTATCGCACAATGATCATAAAGTCAGCATACCTCTAGGTTTTCTTCCAGTTTTTCAGCAACGATCTTCAGATCAGGAGTTTCATCATGGTGCATTGCAGAAATATGCGGAGTCCTGTATACCACATAAACCTAGATTTATGAGCACATGTCAAGTTTGAATCTGCATAAAGAATTCAAAACATAAAAGCTGATGTGCATCAATAAGAACATGCATTTGAATCAAATCCTGAATCTGTGCATTAGCAAAAAAGTTATATACCGCAGAAGGAAATGAGTTTTGAGGTGAGTGTGATCAATATCACCAAAAATTGCACACTGCAGAGACAGTTTAAGCAGCACCCTCCTTACAATTTCACCTAAATACATTCCTGAGGTTAACTTCTCGTATATCTgaacaaaaccaaaagcaagtgtGTCAATGCCCAACAATATGCAAAGGCATGCGTCTTATCTGGGGAGCTCACCTGCTCTCCTGGATTTAAGCTTTCGCTATCTAATGCTTGATCGTATTCAGTGACTGGAAGATGAGGTGAATAGAAGTTACCCCATTCCATATTGATGACCTGACATACAGGAAAAACACTGAAGAAATTAGTTAGAAATACAACGAAAcaatcaggaaaaaaaaatccaacaaTTAGGTTTCAAGTGAAAAAACTTTGACATTTAAACCTTACCATATCCCCTGAATTGGGCAACTCTCCTTCCCATTTTGGTATAGCATTTGCCTTCTCAACATAAGCGGCATTTGTACCGGTACCGAATATCACACCAGCGATAACATCTTCATCATAGTATCTGGCTCCAGCCAATGTCCCAACAGCGTCATTAATCTATTTCATCAAATGATGTCTCAGACTGAGATTCTTCTTCTAAGATCACAAGTATATCATACTAATTTAGAAAAAGAGTAATATAAGAACTTGTCAAGACTAACCAAAGCAGCCACATGCATGTCTAGACCTTGCTTCTCCATAGCAGTTTGCAATTCAGCAACTACATCTTCACCTACCTGATTTCAGAGAATGTTAATTCGAAGGAAGATTCATTTACACATAATTGAgctatttgattttttttatgatgcAGCTGAGCTAACAGAACATAATCAAAGATGTAACTCCCAGAGTTATATCTACTATGGTTGGAACGAAATGACAATACGGGGCACTGAAGAGCTGCACAAGGAAGCCTTACAGCGTCATCAATAGAAAATGCCTTTGTCCACTTGACAAGGGTACCCGATGCAATCGACAGTTGCCTCACTGGGAAAGAAAATGTGAATCCCAGTTCTCGTTTCTTCCCGTTTGATGAGCTATTACCCTTGTCTTCATCAGCAACAAACTTGGCTAATTCAGAAGCAATGAAACCAAACAATTCCTGTCAAGTAAGTAATGAATATAGTCAAACAATAAACCAAGGACGCAGAAGTGGTGAAATAACAACAAATCTTAACAAGCTCGCGAATTTAGCATATAAAACCTACCGAAGAGCTCCCTGACATCAAATGTGGTGGAATGGCGACTTCTCTGGACTCCCGGTTAACGACATGCTTATCATTTCCACCTAGATGCACCTTCAAAACACGGAAATTTGTCCCTCCTAGGTCCAATCCATAGAACAAACCTTCCTCTCTCCTGAATTTAGTAGCACAAAAATAAGCAGGCATATAATTCTAAAGGTGTGGACAGGTGAAACACTCGAACACACAAAAGTTTCTGCAGAAATCAGCAATCTTCATCATTAAATTTATCTGTCAGCTAACATGAAGCCTGATAAAACAACACACAAGTGGATGATATTATAATGTTATCGACATGATAAGGTGCAAGCAtttcccccaaaaaaaaaaaaatatatatatatatatatatatatcatgaccAATATGTCCGACCCGACATCCATGAGTTCAATCCTATTCTGGTCTTATTATAATGCTGTGACCATAATAAGGGTCAGATATTTCTGTCTCCTAATGACCAGTTAATATATCCCGTGATCCTTGTAAATGTAAACTGCACCTTGAAAATTTCTTAACAGCAAGATGTGACAACGAGCGCAAAtggtagtacggagtactaaacTGTTTTTCCTGAATAGATTGGCCTTTTCagagagcaaaaaaaaaaaaaaaaaaaaaaaaaaaactgcacaACCCAAACAAGAAGTAAAAGACCAAAGCTAGCTTCCTCTGATCAGAAAAACAGAGAAGAGCTGCAGAGTGCAGAGGATACACTCGTGCCTGGATACACTAACCCGGTGGGGAGCTTATCGACGTAGGAGAGGAGCATCTTGACCCTGCTcccaccctcctcctccagccccGCGCGCATCTCGtcggccatcgccgccgccacgtccCACAGCAGCGCAGCCGGCGTCGCGCACCTCTCCCGGAGATCCGCCACCACCTGCTCCGCCATTACCGCTCCCAATTCCAGCAGGCCGAGAACTCGAGAGGCACAGGGACAGCAGCCGTGATCCAAGAACTGGAATAGCAAGCCGAGAGCTCAAGAAAAGGGAGGGAGAAACGGGGAGGCACGTCGAATTCGGCgggggaaagagagaaaggATACAGTACTGTTTTTGCGAGAGCAAGGAGGAAGTCAGGCACGTGAAATTTGGCTCGGAGCGCTCATCTTTTCGCGATTGATCGAGCAACTCGGTGGGGGGCAAGGCAAAGGTGGGTGTGGACGCTGGGCGGTGCAAGCTTTGTTGCTCTTCGGGAGCTGCAGAGGGGCAGGTCTATGGACGGATTGTTTATGCGTCCCAGAAATAGAACATCATCGGGGAATCGGATGATCGCATTGGGTTTGGGTTTGGGTTGGCAAAATGGCAAGTGCCAAGGATGGAGGTGAAAGGAAGAATTGTCTGGAGATGGTCACCCAGCCGAATGGCTGAACTCTGAACCCCATCTGACCTCTTTCGGTGGAGGCTGTGTTGTGTAGCCTGTTGTCTGAACTTGTGCGTTAGACTTCTGACACGACTAGGGTGTTTGGCAATACTCCTAGTACTTTGTTAGCTCAATCACATGATTATGGACCAAGTTTCTTGCTAAAGTTCGTCACACTAAAAATGGTCAAAAAAAATCGCCACGCCTTTTGTCAGTCGAGAAAATTACTTAAAACCACCATAATTGGGACACATGTCTAGAAAAaccacatttaaaaaaaaatcaaattaccATCACTTTTGTGCATAAACGTACTCCCGCGCACTGATTTCGTTATTGATCtcattttgacaaaaaaactGACAGgaggacccacatgtcaggtccACCATGGCGCCACGTTGGACAGCGCCCGTCCCTTTCTCCTTCTCCCCTGC
The Brachypodium distachyon strain Bd21 chromosome 2, Brachypodium_distachyon_v3.0, whole genome shotgun sequence genome window above contains:
- the LOC100837243 gene encoding hexokinase-8 translates to MAEQVVADLRERCATPAALLWDVAAAMADEMRAGLEEEGGSRVKMLLSYVDKLPTGREEGLFYGLDLGGTNFRVLKVHLGGNDKHVVNRESREVAIPPHLMSGSSSELFGFIASELAKFVADEDKGNSSSNGKKRELGFTFSFPVRQLSIASGTLVKWTKAFSIDDAVGEDVVAELQTAMEKQGLDMHVAALINDAVGTLAGARYYDEDVIAGVIFGTGTNAAYVEKANAIPKWEGELPNSGDMVINMEWGNFYSPHLPVTEYDQALDSESLNPGEQIYEKLTSGMYLGEIVRRVLLKLSLQCAIFGDIDHTHLKTHFLLRTPHISAMHHDETPDLKIVAEKLEENLEITGTSLETRKIVVEICDIVARRAARLAAAGVAGILKKLGRDGPTEKHRSVIAIDGGLFEHYSKFSKCLETTLCELLGEEASELVAVKHVDDGSGIGAALIAASQSRYRNTE